In one Bactrocera tryoni isolate S06 chromosome 5, CSIRO_BtryS06_freeze2, whole genome shotgun sequence genomic region, the following are encoded:
- the LOC120777934 gene encoding carbonic anhydrase isoform X2 has protein sequence MQTYNLNAAALLALICCNVFGVTFANDFAYNGAMGPDHWGEQFSTCSGKHQSPINIDSVNVIRRTYQLLITENFSTQPISAEILNNGHTVVVRLEYADKRPTVSGGPLVGEFVFEQLHFHWGDNDTFGSEDRINNVSFPAELHMVFRNTKYPTFEEAAAKSNGVAVLAYFYKISRTDKDTYDEFTELLEHVVKPGTVAKFSNPPLLWYFSHIGIDEYYTYIGSLTTPPCSEDVTWIDFKEPVYISANQIERFRHLRTNDNSPMTHNYRPLQPLNDRTVYSSMTLREPKRRVTQPTSDTPFVDNFVGGATMQKPFVVGVTTIMLSLSLLTAM, from the exons tttttggtGTGACGTTTGCCAACGATTTCGCCTACAATGGAGCAATGG gGCCCGATCATTGGGGTGAACAGTTCAGTACGTGCAGTGGCAAGCATCAAAGTCCGATCAACATTGATTCGGTCAATGTGATCAGACGAACTTATCAGCTACTAAttactgaaaattttagtaCGCAGCCAATTAGCGCTGAAATATTAAACAACGGCCATACAGTGGTCGTACGTCTTGAGTACGCCGATAAACGTCCAACCGTGTCGGGTGGTCCACTAGTGGGTGAATTTGTTTTCGAACAGTTACATTTTCACTGGGGCGATAATGATACATTCGGCAGTGAGGATCGCATCAACAATGTCTCTTTTCCAGCTGAGTTGCATATGGTTTTCAGGAATACCAAGTATCCCACTTTCGAAGAAGCGGCGGCGAAGAGTAACGGTGTGGCTGTTTTGGCGTATTTCTATAAG ATATCAAGAACAGATAAGGATACATATGATGAGTTCACGGAGCTGTTAGAACATGTAGTCAAACCAGGCACGGTTGCTAAGTTCAGTAATCCACCATTACTTTGGTATTTCAGTCACATTGGAATTGACGAGTATTATACGTATATAGGATCGTTGACTACGCCCCCTTGTAGTGAGGATGTGACCTGGATTGATTTTAAAGAGCCAGTATATATCTCTGCAAATCAG ATCGAACGTTTCCGTCATCTTCGCACTAACGACAATTCGCCAATGACACACAATTACCGCCCACTTCAGCCGCTTAATGATCGCACCGTCTATTCTTCGATGACGTTGAGAGAACCAAAACGTCGTGTTACACAGCCGACCAGTGATACACcttttgtagataatttcgttggCGGTGCCACGATGCAGAAGCCTTTTGTGGTCGGTGTTACAACCATCATGCTTTCGTTGAGTTTGTTGACCGCtatgtga